The Anabrus simplex isolate iqAnaSimp1 chromosome 1, ASM4041472v1, whole genome shotgun sequence genome window below encodes:
- the LOC136868419 gene encoding endocuticle structural glycoprotein SgAbd-9-like, producing MMIAAVFIALAAVASAAPQATRPFVGPVQRPFLPAVPPAFVPILSQNFDLNVDGSYNFNYESADGSARQESGVLNNPGTPAEASAVTGSYTYIGTDGVPVTVNYIADENGFQPIGNIIAPQISRAVADQVAFARSNPLPPVQPFNRFAPSPALATNRPF from the exons ATGATCGCCGCAGTCTTTATCGCCCTCGCCGCCGTCGCCTCAGCCGCCCCTCAGGCAACAAGGCCATTCGTAGGGCCAGTTCAGCGACCCTTCCTTCCAGCAGTACCTCCTGCGTTCGTGCCCATCCTCAGCCAGAACTTCGACCTCAACGTTGACGGCTCCTACAATTTCAA CTACGAAAGTGCTGATGGCAGCGCTCGGCAGGAGAGTGGTGTCCTCAACAACCCTGGAACTCCAGCGGAGGCCTCTGCTGTCACCGGCTCCTACACTTATATCGGAACTGATGGAGTACCAGTCACCGTCAACTACATCGCCGACGAGAATGGATTCCAGCCCATCGGCAACATCATCGCTCCCCAGATCTCTCGCGCAGTCGCCGACCAGGTAGCCTTCGCCAGAAGCAATCCTCTCCCACCAGTACAGCCCTTCAATAGGTTCGCTCCTTCTCCCGCACTCGCTACCAATAGGCCTTTCTAA